A single genomic interval of Primulina huaijiensis isolate GDHJ02 chromosome 7, ASM1229523v2, whole genome shotgun sequence harbors:
- the LOC140981530 gene encoding transcription factor MYB106-like — translation MGRISNNSSEKIEVKKGPWTRDEDQKLCEYIEQFGHGSWRALPEKAGLERCGKSCRLRWKNYLRPDIKRGKFSVQEEKTIIRLHALLGNRWSVIASHLPKRTDNEVKNYWNTRLKKRLARMGIDPSTHKPKNVSPDGSAQSRLAANLNHMAQWETARLEAEARLVRESKRLSDLHLQLLRKATAPPPPPCLDVLRVWLATTATANGSFSSVTGSLEPPTSTFTISSNSNIIPLNDLINGGSMVSINTTYNGVKGKMVNSQQFQDDNYNYSHTSATDFVTTNYDNLVGVFFEDNEDDKSYWNELLNLLNSPL, via the exons ATGGGAAGAATATCGAATAATTCGAGTGAAAAGATTGAGGTGAAGAAAGGTCCTTGGACTCGAGATGAAGACCAGAAGTTGTGCGAGTACATTGAACAGTTTGGCCATGGGAGTTGGCGAGCTCTGCCTGAAAAAGCtg GGCTTGAAAGGTGTGGGAAAAGTTGCAGACTGAGGTGGAAAAATTATCTAAGGCCTGATATCAAGAGAGGAAAATTCAGTGTGCAAGAAGAGAAGACCATTATTAGACTTCATGCTCTTTTAGGCAACAG GTGGTCCGTAATAGCAAGCCATTTACCAAAGAGAACCGATAACGAAGTCAAGAACTACTGGAACACCCGTCTCAAGAAACGGTTAGCTCGAATGGGCATCGACCCGTCGACCCACAAGCCGAAGAACGTTAGCCCCGACGGCTCAGCTCAATCCAGACTAGCCGCCAACCTCAACCACATGGCACAGTGGGAGACGGCTCGGCTGGAAGCCGAAGCCAGGCTTGTTCGTGAGTCAAAACGTTTATCTGACCTCCACCTCCAACTTCTTCGCAAAGCCACCGCCCCGCCACCTCCACCATGCTTAGACGTGCTAAGAGTCTGGCTAGCCACAACAGCCACAGCCAACGGCTCTTTCAGCTCAGTCACCGGAAGCCTCGAGCCTCCAACGTCTACATTCACCATCTCCAGCAACTCGAACATAATTCCACTTAATGATCTCATCAACGGAGGTTCAATGGTTTCTATTAACACCACCTACAATGGAGTCAAGGGTAAAATGGTGAATTCACAACAGTTTCAAGACGATAACTATAATTATAGCCACACGAGTGCAACAGATTTTGTGACTACGAATTACGACAATTTGGTTGGTGTCTTCTTCGAAGATAATGAAGATGACAAGAGTTACTGGAATGAGCTATTAAATTTGTTGAATTCTCCATTATGA